From the genome of Uranotaenia lowii strain MFRU-FL chromosome 1, ASM2978415v1, whole genome shotgun sequence, one region includes:
- the LOC129757896 gene encoding fatty acid hydroxylase domain-containing protein 2-like, which yields MEVCLENFTAADFQPPIEGRYFIQDCWIALLDVIGDDPEFLYVWALPLWTNAFYWMFGSLFLIVDLTGKPSFLRKYKTQPGKNEPLDKAEMVRVFLWILFNQFVVQLPIAYIGYQLADKTNAPNMRILPSGWVVLRDICIGTFFVEVGVYYVHRCMHKKPFYRLFHRMHHEETAPYALYSLYCHPLEHLLNNIIPSSLGIILMKSHPATAAIHYPLMLIETMRDHCGYHLPFFFSPERHDYHHAKYTDCYGPFGIMDWLHGTEGSFRKTKQFQRDRILLTTRSAREIFPDH from the exons ATGGAGGTCTGTCTGGAGAATTTTACAGCCGCTGATTTCCAACCGCCCATTGAAGGTCGCTACTTCATCCAGGATTGTTGGATCGCCCTACTAGATGTTATCG GTGACGACCCGGAGTTTCTCTACGTTTGGGCCCTCCCACTTTGGACCAATGCCTTCTACTGGATGTTTGGATCTTTATTTTTGATAGTCGACCTTACTGGAAAGCCAAGCTTTTTGCGAAAGTACAAAACCCAACCTGGAAAAAATGAACCTCTGGACAAAGCTGAAATGGTCAGAGTATTTCTGTGGATTCTGTTCAATCAGTTCGTCGTACAGCTTCCGATAGCTTATATCGGCTACCAGTTGGCTGATAAGACCAATGCACCGAATATGAGAATCCTCCCTAGCGGGTGGGTTGTTCTTCGAGATATTTGTATCGGGACTTTCTTCGTTGAAGTCGGTGTCTATTACGTGCATCGGTGCATGCACAAGAAGCCATTCTATCGGTTGTTTCACAGAATGCATCACGAGGAAACGGCTCCGTACGCGCTCTACTCACTGTATTGCCATCCGCTGGAGCACCTGTTGAACAACATTATTCCCTCCAGTCTGGGGATCATCCTGATGAAAAGCCATCCGGCCACCGCAGCCATTCACTACCCGCTGATGCTGATTGAAACGATGCGGGATCACTGCGGATACCATCTGCCGTTCTTCTTTAGCCCGGAACGACACGATTATCATCATGCCAA ATACACCGACTGTTATGGACCCTTCGGTATCATGGATTGGTTGCACGGTACTGAGGGAAGCTTCCGTAAAACTAAACAGTTCCAGCGGGATCGAATTCTGCTGACGACGAGGTCGGCACGGGAAATTTTTCCGGATCATTAG